Within Acidimicrobiales bacterium, the genomic segment AGGCGATTCCGAACTGCGAACTCACGAGAGCGGCGACGTGGTGCGAGTAGGAGAGGTCGAGATCACCTTGATCCACACTCCCGGTCACACGCCCGGAAGCCAGTGCTTCCTCGTCGACGGGAAGCTCGTATCCGGTGACACCCTCTTCCTCGACGGATGCGGTCGCACGGACCTACCCGGAGGAGATCCGGAGGCTCTGTACGAGAGCCTCACCCAGAAGCTCGCGGCCATCCCAGACGACGTCGTCCTCTACCCGGGGCACCTGTATTCCCCGGAACCGGCCGCTCCGATGGGTGAAGTCAGGCGACGCAACTACGTGCTGCGGCCACGCAGCCTCGAGGACTGGCTGAGGCTCTTCTCGCCGAGCTGATCCACCCGAGACGACCGGTCGCCGGACAACCGGCGATCCGCTACTCAGCCGGTGCGTGCTGTGGCGACTCTGGTCCGTCGTCCTCTCGACCGTCGTCGACCCCAGTTCCCGACGATCCCGCCGAGCCGGTTGAGTCGCCGACTTGGAGCGGCACGACCCACGTGATCCCGCACGCGTCACAGCTCAGCTGGGTGCGCTCACCGATCAGATCCACCATGGAGACCCTGGGCTCGCCTTGGCAACGGGGACACAGTCGCTTGCGATCGACTGCGGGGCGCCACTTGGGGAGCCTGATCATGCCCTGGCGTCTGCGGAGCTCTTCCAGACGTTCAGGTGTTAGCGGCTCTCCCGTACGGAGATCTCTGCCGTCGAAATGACGGCCCTCCTCGACGGCGAACCGAAGTAGATAACCCGAGCCGCCCCGACCCTCTCTCTCCTGTCTGGCCCGGGCAAGACGCTCCGAAAGACTCATCGACCACCCCCGATCCAGCACCTGCGAATAGGCCCAAAGTCCCTTTCCGAAGGAACTGTGAGAACAATATAGGTCAAACGGCCCATACGAGCACCATCTTGTCCGGTGGGGCAACCCCCCTCAGGCCCATCGCACCCGCTCCCAATTGCTCGAGGGCCGCCGTCGCCCCTGGGCGAGATGCAGGAGCATGTGGTAGGACAAAAGACCCGATCTGGCGTCTTGGTTTCCGAATTTGCTTCCGAACGACTGCAGAGACGACCACCCTGGAGGTGGAACTGCAGATCCTGCACACGGTTTGCTCTCGCAGGCACCGCCCGGATACGCCGGGTCCCCGTCGACGTCGTGCGCGCACTGAGACACCCCGTGTTCGAGACGCCGTGGCGGATCAGAGACATCGAAGTCACGCGGGTGCTGCGGGCGCCCGAAGAAGTGATCCGAGATACCGGCTTCGACCGGATACGGACCGACGTGTACCGTCGACTGCGAGAAGAGGCCACTTCACCCTCGGCAGAGAGAATCATGGTGCTGCCCCGGTCGATAGCGAACAGGTCGATAGCGAACAGGTCGTGCCCAGCGGCAACTGAGCACGCCCGGCATCTGAGCGCACGACGGCGCTCGGGCTTCGCCGTCGTGTTGCTTTGCTTCCTGTGCCTGCGAGCGGGTTCCTCCTGGGCGCACGAAGGGGCAGGGGAGATCAGCGTCGTGGCCGACGACTCCCGGGGTCGCTCCATCGACCTCTTGGTGGAAGTCACCTACGCGTTGGACGAACATCCGGCGAACCCTCGGAGCGTCACTGCCACAGTCCGAGATCCCGACGGAGAGATCCGCCTCGAAGCCGACGTCCGAGCGACGGAGGAACCCGGCCGCCTACGAGTGTCCGCCGTACTGCCTCCCGACACCAGGGGAGACGGACGGTGGGTCGTGGAGATCTCCACCAGCTTCCCTCCTGCGGAACTGGAACACGAAGTGTCGTTCGGAGACGAACCGAGGGATGCAACCCCGATCTCGACTTTGGGTTTGACCGTGTCCCTCACTCTTCTGTCAGGTGTGTTTCTCATCTTGGCGTCCCGTCGACTCCGGCGGAGGTCCCCAGACTCAGCAGCAGGGAACGAAACTCCTCGCCCACCTCCTCGTCCGCGCTGACGTGATAGCCGCCTTGGTCGTGACGCACTCTCAGCATGGGGCAGAACCACGAGCGGCCCCCGACGAAGAAGTGTGGCGACCCATCTACGCCGCGTCGCCGGCCCTCGTCCCAGTCGCGCCGAACCAGGGCCTCTGCTGTCGCTCGGTCGGGGAGAGGCAGGCCGAGCGATGCGAGTACTCGTTCGAGCTCCGACATACATCCGAGAGGGAGTCCTCGCTCGAAGACCGCATCCCGGAGTGCGTACGAGACCTGCTCGCCCAGCGAAGGGTGGACCTCGTTGGCCCTTGCGATCGCGCCCAGGAGGATGATCGAAGATTCAGGGAAGTTGGCGGCATCGAATTCTCGGAAATCGTCGGGAGCACAAGAGACTCTCAGCGCCCGTACCTCGTCTTCGACGTGCGTGGCGGACCAAGGTGACGAATTCACCCACTCCAGCGGCCAGGCTCGGACCCTCACCTCGATCCAGCGTTCCCCGCGGATTCTGGAGACGAGCTCCCGTAGGCGTCTCATAGACCAGTGCGCGAACGGACACAAGACGTCCGCCCACACCTCGACTGCTGCACTGCCCGCAACATCAGGGGTCATACGCGCGTCTCCGCTCCCGGCCCGGCAGCCAATAGGTCCCCGCTTGCCTCGTCCCGTTCGCACGCCACGACCGGCCGCTTCTCAGACCCGACGGTCCGCAGCCGGTGATCATAGAGTCGCACCGAGTGCACTGCGGCCACCCGCGAGGCACCGGGATCCGTGTGGGCCGAACGTCGGCGGCGAAGGCACGACGCCGCCGCCATGTCCGCAGCACGCCGGCCATCTAGGGTGCGCCCGAGGCAGGAGGGATTGGCGACCATGTCCGAACAGATACCTACCGACGAACGACAAACGTCCTCTGTCAAAGGAGACGGTGAGGTCGACGAGGAACTGCGGGGCCACTTGCTCGACGTGGTGAAGCGCTTCACCCGCCAAGAGGTGATTCCGGCTGCAGCAGAACACGAGCTCGCAGACACGTATCCGGCCGAGCTGGTGGAACGGATGAAAGAACTGGGGTTGTTCGGGATCACCGTGGATCGCCGCTACGGGGGACTGGGTCTGGACCTCGTGACTTACGCGATGATCGTCGAGGAGCTCTCGTACGGTTGGATGAGCGTCAGCGGCTTCCTGAACACCCACTTCATGGTGTGCTGGCTGCTCGAGCGCTTCGGCACCGGTGAGCAGAAGGAGCGCTACCTACCCCGTCTGGCAACCGGTGAGATTCGGGCGGCGTACTCGCTGTCGGAACCGGACGCGGGCTCGGACGTGCAGGCCATAAGGACGCGCGCCGTGCGCGACGGCAACCAGTACCTGGTCACGGGGACGAAGATGTGGCTCACCAACGGGCTGCACGCGGGGCTCGTCGCGATGCTCGTCAAGACGGAAGACACCGACCCTCCACACAGGGGCATGAGCGTGCTGCTGGTGGAGAAGCAGCCCGGGCGGACCCGGGACGGAGCCATTCAGGTCAGCCGGAAGATCGACAAACTCGGGTACAGGGGCGTCGAGACCGTGGAGCTCGTCCTCGACGGCCACCGCGTCCCGGAGACCTGTCTGTTGGGGGGAGAAGAAGGTCGCGGGTTCGCTCAGATGATGGCTGCGGTCGAGCTGGGTCGGGTCAACATCGCAGCCAGGGCAGTAGGGGTGGCCCGAAGGGCCTTCGACGAATCGCTGGCATATGCCACGGAGAGGCGCGCCTTCGGCAAGCCGATCGCAGAACACCAGGCGATCTTGTTCGAGTTGGCAGAGATGTCGACCCAGATAGAGGCAGCCCGCCTTCTCTATCTCGAGGCGGCGAGGCGAAAGCAGTCCGGCGAGAGAGCGGACCTCATCGCAGGGCAGGCGAAGCTCTTCTGCTCGGAGATGTGCTGGGAAGTGTGTCGCAAGGCACTGCGGATCCACGGGGGGAACGGATACACGACCGAGTATCCGGTCGAGCGCCTCTACCGAGACGCACCGCTGATGGTCATCGGTGAGGGGACCAACGAGATCCAGAAACTGGTCATCGGGAGACGCCTTCTCGAGCGGGCTACTCGCAGCTGACACGCCTGCGGGGGAGCCAAACGTCACATAAAAGCAGTCTTGACTGTTTGTTTGTCGAGATCCACCATGATCTCGTGGCACTGCCGCCGAACGACAGACTCCACCGATCGGGCCGCCGCGTGCTCGGCCGAAAGCGACAGGCGCCCGGGCGGAGGCGGATGACCCAGCGAGAGCGTCGAGATCTCACCACGACGAAGATCTTGGAAGCGGCAGCCGCGTGTCTGGTCGAGTGTGGCTACTCGGGAACTACGACCGTGGAGGTGTGCCGCCGAGCGGGCGTGTCCAGGGGAGCGCTCCTCCACCACTTCCCGACACGCGACTCGCTCGTCGCCGCTGCAGTCGAACACCTCGTCCACAAGAGAGCGTCCGAGTTCAGAGATGCTCTGGCAGGCACTCCACCGGAGAGCGATCTGGGGACCAAGGTGGAGTTCGCGATCGACTCGCTGTGGGAGATATTCCGGGGCCCGACAGTGGCGGCATGGATCGAGCTGATGGTGGCCGCCAGGACCGATCCCCTTCTGCGGAAGCACCTTTCGCTCGTCGAGAGGCTGCTCGACCGCGAGATCGAGGACGCAGTGGCGCGACTCTTCGACCCGGCCGACCGGGTCGGGCCCGACTTCACTCGGGTCGCGCCGCGATACCTGATCGCACTCCTGCACGGGCTCGCCCTCGCCCAGATGGCCGACGCAGAGCGCGCCCACGAAGTGGCAGACGACGTCCTCGCCGCGACGAAGCAGGTCGCCCGACTGGTGTTGGAGTCCGCCGGCCTCGTGGAGGACGACGCATCTGCGCCCGAGGAACGCACCGAACCGAAGAAACGCGCCGTCTCGACGGGTGGGCGACTCGGAACCCGAAACCGGTCCCAGAAAAGGAGGTCGTCATGAGTGAACCCGCAGCGCTGGAGATGACAGACGCCGACGAGTCGTTTCGTCGGCTGGTCGAACGCCTTTCTCGCCAATCTGTGGAGAAGTACTACACGGCGTACGAGGACATCCCGTGGGACGAGCCGGGTTTCGAGATCGATCCCGCCGACCCCCGCTGGGAAGCGGTCGTGGACGACGGGCTCCGTGCCACCGAGTGGTACTCGAACCTGCCCCAGCAAGAACGTTCTCGCCTCGGGTTGTGCCTCGCAGCCAACTTCATGAAGATCGGACTGCAGTTCGAGAACGTGCTCCAGCGAGGTCTCCTGGAGTTCAGCTTCCGCCTGCCGAACGGGGACCCGAAGTTCCGCTACGCGTACCACGAGACGATCGAGGAAGCGCAACACACCCTGATGTTCCAGGAATTCGTGAACCGTTCCGGATTCGACGTTCCCGGATTGCCGCGGCGATTCACTCCCGCGGTGAGGTTCGTCGTGCTCCTGGCCAGGTGGTTCCCCGAGCTCTTCTTCGTCTTCGTCTTGGGGGGCGAGGACCCGATCGACCATCGCCAGCGGGCTGCCTTGCGCGCTCGGGCCGCTCTCCCTCCGATCCTCGAGCGCATCATTCGAATTCACGTCACCGAAGAGGCCCGTCATCTGTCCTTCGCCCGCAATTACCTGCGATTGCACGTACCCAAAGCTGGCCCCGTGAGACGGGCGATTCTCTCGGTGGGCGCCCCTGTCGTTCTGGGCGTCATGGCACAGTTGATGATGCGACCTTCGCCGTTCGTGGTCCGAGAGTTCGCCATCCCTCGCAGCGCCCTGCGGAAAGCGTACGACGACAATCCGGCCCACAGGGCCGGAGTAGCCGAGTCCCTTTCCAAGGTGCGCAGACTCTGTGGGGAGTTGGGTCTCGTCAATCCGGTCTCGAAGATGATCTGGCGGGTGCTCGGAATCTGGAGTGATTGATCGCCCTGCGACGCGATACTCGTCCGGATGCGGGTCGCCGCCGTGCAGCTTGCGTCTGGGCCAGACGTGGACGAGAACGTGCGGCGGGCAGGCGAGCTCGTCCGCGTCGCAGCCGACCAAGGCGCAGAGTTGGTGGTCCTCCCCGAGTATTGGAACGTCTACGGCCCTCCGGAGACGCTCACCCTGAGAGCCGAGCCACTGGATGGACCGAGTCTCGGCGAGGCCGCCGAACTGTCCCGCCGACTGGGGATCTGGCTCGCGGCAGGCACCATCGTGGAGAGAGCGACGGACGGCCTGTATGACACGGCCGTCGTCTTCTCACCCAGAGGCGAACCAGCGGCCGTATATCGGAAGATGCACCTGTTCCACTGCGGCGTCGAAGGTGCGGAACAGGACGAGGCGTCGTTCCTCGAGCCCGGCTCGAAGACGGTGAGCCTGAGGCTGGAAGACCGGCTCTTCGTCGGTCTGGCGGTCTGCTACGACCTCCGTTTCCCCGAGATGTTCAGAGACCTCGCCGAGGAGGGCGTCGACGCGTTCCTCGTGCCGTCCGCCTTCACGGCAGTGACGGGACGCGATCACTGGGAGCTGCTCGTGCGAGCACGTGCGTTGGACAACCTGGCTTGGGTTGTCGCTCCGAACCAGGGCGGTAGGACGGGCAGGCCGGGCGTACAGACCTTCGGACACAGCATCGTGTGCGACCCGTGGGGAGGCGTCGTCGCAAGGGCCGGGGCCGAAGGGGACGCGGTCCTGGTCGTCTCCTTGGAAAAAGCAGCCGTCGAGAGTGCCAGGAGCAGGCTCCCGGGAATCGACCCGCGTTCCCCGACTAGAATCCGTCGACGGTCCACGAGGACAGGTGGGAGGGAGTGAAGTTGCGGGAGCCGCTCTGGAAACGCATATCTCGCCTTCGCGGCTCCGACGGTTCGTCCTCGGCGTCAGAGGGGTCCACGACGGCCAAGGCCCGCACCACTCCGGCTCGCAGCGGATCGACTGCCGCGGAGCGAGAGATCCTGAGAAGGCTGCGCGACCGGTACGCCGGTGCCGACGTGCCCCACGGATCCGAGGTCAACCGCACTCTCGACGCAGACGAGGAGGTCATCGATCTTCGCGACCGCCTGGCGGACATGGGCCTGGATCCGGCGAAGGCCAAGGCCTACCAAGAGTGGGCGGAACGCATGCGCCGCAAGAAGGAGGACAGGAAGCGGGCTCAGCAAGAGGAGTCCCGTCGTGCCTACGATCCGCACTGGGATCCACGCCACGTGTTCGAGGAGCGATCGTCGGGAGCTCACGGCGGAGGATTCACGAGGAGAGAGCTGCTGGCCGTCTTGGAACTCCCCCCGACGGCGGACGACGCCGAGGTCCAGCGACAGTACAAGAAGCTCGTCAAACTCCACCACCCCGATCGATATGCGACCGCGCCGGTCGAGGTGAGGCTTCAGCACGAGGAACGGATGCGTCGGATAACTGCGGCCTACAGGGCTCTCCAGACACCCGCGTTCAGAGCTTCGCCCCCGCGGACGTGACCGAGCAGACCGGTTCGCACTCGGCCGGTCCACCGTCGGCTTCTGGTTGAACTCGAGTGGTGCGCCACAGAATCGAACGGTTCCCCAGGCAACGGGTGTCGGTCTCCGTGGCACTGACTGCCGTGATCACGTTCTCGGTAGGAGTTATTTTGGGATTGCGAGCGCCGTCGACCGATTCTCGGTGGGACACGACCGATTCTCGGTCGGATGCGGAGGCGCGTGCGCAGGATGATCCCACCGCCGCCACGCGACGTCCTCGCCACAGCTCCGCCCCGGACCCGGAAGCCACCACAACCAGCAGGCCGACGTCTGGGCCGCACATGAGCACGACTTCGTCGTCGACATCGTCACCGACGGCGACGCCGCCCGAACCGTCCACCACCACGACCACGGCCGACGTCCTCCCGACGCCGACCGCTCCGGTCGAACCACTTCCGCTCCCTCCGACTACGCCGCCGGCGCCGCCGCCGAAGATCGAAGTCATCTGGGCCGCCGCCGACACAGGGGCCTTGGTCGTGCCGCGGAACAGCTACGGCTCGATTGCCCTGCGCAACGTCGGTGGCCAGACGGGCAGTTGGCTCGCCCAAGCCCAAGGCCCACCGAGAATCGAAGGGAGACGTTCATTGTCCGGAACGCTGGGCCCCGGGGAGGTGGTCATTCTCCGTGTCCGGTTTCCGGAGGGAGCTTCCGAACCGACGGGAACGGTGCGCGTGATGGGAGTGGCCGTCGGGACGGTCGTAGTACCCGTCGTGAGAGCTTGACTCACAGGTGCGACCGGCAATTCACGGCACCGACTTCCGCCCAGCGAGTACTTTTCACCGAGATGACCGACGAGAAAGATTCGACCGAGAAGGCCGGGACCCGGCAAGGCTCTCGCGCCCATGATGCAGAGCCCGGCGTGGGGTCTGATGCGGCGCGCGACACCAGACCCGGTTTCGACCTCGTCGGCCAGACCACGGACACCAGACGTCTTACAGTCGTGGTGCTGGCGATCGTCGGCGTCCTGCTGGCGGCCGGCGTGGGTCTGATCCTCGCCGTCTCCGGCGGAGACGAAGGGTCGCAGGCCCGGACAGAGGAGGAGGCGCCGCGCATCTCGCTGAGGCCACTGGAGACGACTTCGACGAGACCCCCTCGGAGCACGACGTCGTCTTCCTCGTCGACATCCGTGACGACTGTGCCGTCCTCGACGACTTCCGTCGCGAGTCCGTCCACCTCCGCTCCGAGTGCCGGTGGGGGCACTCCTGCTCCGAATGGGCCGGCCACGCAGGCCCCTACCACCACCCTTCCGCCCACACCGCCGATCTTGGAGGTCTTCTATGCGCAGACCTCCGACGGTCGTCTCGCGGTGCGACCCGGGAGCATGTCGTCGATCAGTATCCGCAACTCCGGAGGTAGCAGCGGCGGGTACGCAGTACGGATAGTCGAGGGCCCGATAACGGTGAACGACAGTTCGTTCGTGACCGGGACGATCCTTCCCGGTGACCTCGCCGTTGTCCGGGTGAAGGTTCGGACCGACTACACAGGCAAGCTTCCGACCACTGCTCGGATACGTGTCGAACTCGAGAACAGCGACACCGTCGACATCGACGTCCGGGTCGACAAACCCTGACGAGTCCTCGAGGTGAGTGCGCGAGGAGGGACTTGAACCCTCACGGCCTTGCGGCCACAGGATCCTGAATCCTGCGCGTCTGCCTGATTCCGCCACTCGCGCGCGTCCCGCATCCTACACGCGACCGCTAACCGCCCCCTCCTCCCGCTGCCTACGCTTCGGCTCGTCACATTCCACTCCGGCCGCACTCCACTC encodes:
- a CDS encoding MBL fold metallo-hydrolase, whose protein sequence is MADPTTEVVDRLYFRQLLSGRDVAKSDPVARQMVNFIYLIGDRLTREAVVVDPAYDVRGIMETLAADDMRLVGALATHYHPDHIGGDLMGWRVSGIRELLLRHDVPIHVQSAEAEWVKRVTGVGDSELRTHESGDVVRVGEVEITLIHTPGHTPGSQCFLVDGKLVSGDTLFLDGCGRTDLPGGDPEALYESLTQKLAAIPDDVVLYPGHLYSPEPAAPMGEVRRRNYVLRPRSLEDWLRLFSPS
- a CDS encoding dithiol-disulfide isomerase; translation: MTPDVAGSAAVEVWADVLCPFAHWSMRRLRELVSRIRGERWIEVRVRAWPLEWVNSSPWSATHVEDEVRALRVSCAPDDFREFDAANFPESSIILLGAIARANEVHPSLGEQVSYALRDAVFERGLPLGCMSELERVLASLGLPLPDRATAEALVRRDWDEGRRRGVDGSPHFFVGGRSWFCPMLRVRHDQGGYHVSADEEVGEEFRSLLLSLGTSAGVDGTPR
- a CDS encoding acyl-CoA dehydrogenase, which translates into the protein MSEQIPTDERQTSSVKGDGEVDEELRGHLLDVVKRFTRQEVIPAAAEHELADTYPAELVERMKELGLFGITVDRRYGGLGLDLVTYAMIVEELSYGWMSVSGFLNTHFMVCWLLERFGTGEQKERYLPRLATGEIRAAYSLSEPDAGSDVQAIRTRAVRDGNQYLVTGTKMWLTNGLHAGLVAMLVKTEDTDPPHRGMSVLLVEKQPGRTRDGAIQVSRKIDKLGYRGVETVELVLDGHRVPETCLLGGEEGRGFAQMMAAVELGRVNIAARAVGVARRAFDESLAYATERRAFGKPIAEHQAILFELAEMSTQIEAARLLYLEAARRKQSGERADLIAGQAKLFCSEMCWEVCRKALRIHGGNGYTTEYPVERLYRDAPLMVIGEGTNEIQKLVIGRRLLERATRS
- a CDS encoding TetR family transcriptional regulator, encoding MTQRERRDLTTTKILEAAAACLVECGYSGTTTVEVCRRAGVSRGALLHHFPTRDSLVAAAVEHLVHKRASEFRDALAGTPPESDLGTKVEFAIDSLWEIFRGPTVAAWIELMVAARTDPLLRKHLSLVERLLDREIEDAVARLFDPADRVGPDFTRVAPRYLIALLHGLALAQMADAERAHEVADDVLAATKQVARLVLESAGLVEDDASAPEERTEPKKRAVSTGGRLGTRNRSQKRRSS
- a CDS encoding hydrolase — encoded protein: MRVAAVQLASGPDVDENVRRAGELVRVAADQGAELVVLPEYWNVYGPPETLTLRAEPLDGPSLGEAAELSRRLGIWLAAGTIVERATDGLYDTAVVFSPRGEPAAVYRKMHLFHCGVEGAEQDEASFLEPGSKTVSLRLEDRLFVGLAVCYDLRFPEMFRDLAEEGVDAFLVPSAFTAVTGRDHWELLVRARALDNLAWVVAPNQGGRTGRPGVQTFGHSIVCDPWGGVVARAGAEGDAVLVVSLEKAAVESARSRLPGIDPRSPTRIRRRSTRTGGRE